A genome region from Manihot esculenta cultivar AM560-2 chromosome 5, M.esculenta_v8, whole genome shotgun sequence includes the following:
- the LOC110615638 gene encoding F-box protein At4g00755 isoform X1 — translation MSMNICVPDNKGVCKLLKMETYVDFFNWLDHDTLMRILICLEDPSDLVRVSSVSRSWREFVIVNGLCKQLCLRRFPCLHRVDHVIEPNCGMKNPSEDGCSKSVEWETLEREHRVYAFLARGCTSFALRECIADAISASSTDNYPEESIHNTLEPRDRVAWGASYWSSKGQSDSASCEMLTYKLVADICVINEISIRPFQAFFQRGSPIYSSKSVRFRMGHTKAPEDEFTGEPSDNCANDNFIWTYTSPEFAMAQENRLQKFKLPEPVLCIGGILQVELLGRVQKQEMDGLFYLCISHVQVLGRQLSPPFSVEILEPSGKFVLKAHSYTQPSLPENGSCLIPNAHLEERAGDLQQFMDLLQEGLVFEYGWHEDDELDEEMPL, via the exons ATGTCTATGAACATTTGCGTTCCTGATAACAAGG gTGTTTGTAAGTTGCTTAAAATGGAGACATATGTCGACTTCTTTAATTGGCTTGACCACGACACATTGATGAGGATTCTCATATGTTTGGAGGATCCATCTGATCTTGTTCGTGTTAGTTCTGTTTCACGTTCTTGGCGAGAGTTTG TGATTGTGAATGGTCTTTGTAAGCAGCTGTGCTTGAGAAGGTTTCCTTGTTTGCATAGAGTAGATCATGTCATTGAACCAAACTGTGGCATGAAAAACCCTTCAGAAGATGGATGCAGCAAATCTGTAGAATGGGAAACTCTGGAGAGGGAGCACAGAGTATATGCTTTTTTAGCTCGAGGTTGTACATCATTTGCTCTTAGAGAGTGCATTGCTGATGCAATAAGTGCGTCTAGCACTGACAATTATCCAGAGGAAAGCATTCATAATACCCTTGAACCAAGAGACAGGGTTGCATGGGGAGCTTCATATTGGTCAAGTAAAGGGCAAAGTGATTCTGCATCATGTGAGATGCTTACATATAAGCTTGTTGCTGATATTTGTGTCATCAATGAAATCAGTATACGGCCTTTTCAAG CATTTTTTCAGCGGGGTTCACCAATATATTCTTCCAAATCGGTGCGCTTTCGGATGGGTCATACCAAAGCCCCAGAGGATGAATTCACGGGTGAGCCAAGTGATAATTGTGCTAATGACAATTTCATATGGACTTACACTTCACCAGAGTTTGCAATGGCTCAG GAGAATCGCTTGCAGAAGTTCAAGCTTCCAGAGCCTGTTCTTTGTATAGGTGGAATTTTGCAAGTTGAGTTGTTGGGTAGGGTTCAGAAACAAGAAATGGATGGCTTATTCTATTTATG CATATCTCATGTTCAAGTTTTGGGCCGACAATTATCACCTCCATTTAGTGTTGAAATTCTTGAACCTTCTGGAAAGTTTGTTTTAAAAGCTCACAGTTACACGCAACCAAGCTTACCTGAAAATGGATCCTGCCTAATCCCTAATGCACATTTGGAGGAGCGTGCAGGAGATCTACAGCAGTTCATGGATTTGCTACAGGAAGGTTTAGTTTTTGAGTATGGTTGGCATGAAGATGATGAATTAGATGAAGAGATGCCTCTCTGA
- the LOC110615638 gene encoding F-box protein At4g00755 isoform X2, whose protein sequence is METYVDFFNWLDHDTLMRILICLEDPSDLVRVSSVSRSWREFVIVNGLCKQLCLRRFPCLHRVDHVIEPNCGMKNPSEDGCSKSVEWETLEREHRVYAFLARGCTSFALRECIADAISASSTDNYPEESIHNTLEPRDRVAWGASYWSSKGQSDSASCEMLTYKLVADICVINEISIRPFQAFFQRGSPIYSSKSVRFRMGHTKAPEDEFTGEPSDNCANDNFIWTYTSPEFAMAQENRLQKFKLPEPVLCIGGILQVELLGRVQKQEMDGLFYLCISHVQVLGRQLSPPFSVEILEPSGKFVLKAHSYTQPSLPENGSCLIPNAHLEERAGDLQQFMDLLQEGLVFEYGWHEDDELDEEMPL, encoded by the exons ATGGAGACATATGTCGACTTCTTTAATTGGCTTGACCACGACACATTGATGAGGATTCTCATATGTTTGGAGGATCCATCTGATCTTGTTCGTGTTAGTTCTGTTTCACGTTCTTGGCGAGAGTTTG TGATTGTGAATGGTCTTTGTAAGCAGCTGTGCTTGAGAAGGTTTCCTTGTTTGCATAGAGTAGATCATGTCATTGAACCAAACTGTGGCATGAAAAACCCTTCAGAAGATGGATGCAGCAAATCTGTAGAATGGGAAACTCTGGAGAGGGAGCACAGAGTATATGCTTTTTTAGCTCGAGGTTGTACATCATTTGCTCTTAGAGAGTGCATTGCTGATGCAATAAGTGCGTCTAGCACTGACAATTATCCAGAGGAAAGCATTCATAATACCCTTGAACCAAGAGACAGGGTTGCATGGGGAGCTTCATATTGGTCAAGTAAAGGGCAAAGTGATTCTGCATCATGTGAGATGCTTACATATAAGCTTGTTGCTGATATTTGTGTCATCAATGAAATCAGTATACGGCCTTTTCAAG CATTTTTTCAGCGGGGTTCACCAATATATTCTTCCAAATCGGTGCGCTTTCGGATGGGTCATACCAAAGCCCCAGAGGATGAATTCACGGGTGAGCCAAGTGATAATTGTGCTAATGACAATTTCATATGGACTTACACTTCACCAGAGTTTGCAATGGCTCAG GAGAATCGCTTGCAGAAGTTCAAGCTTCCAGAGCCTGTTCTTTGTATAGGTGGAATTTTGCAAGTTGAGTTGTTGGGTAGGGTTCAGAAACAAGAAATGGATGGCTTATTCTATTTATG CATATCTCATGTTCAAGTTTTGGGCCGACAATTATCACCTCCATTTAGTGTTGAAATTCTTGAACCTTCTGGAAAGTTTGTTTTAAAAGCTCACAGTTACACGCAACCAAGCTTACCTGAAAATGGATCCTGCCTAATCCCTAATGCACATTTGGAGGAGCGTGCAGGAGATCTACAGCAGTTCATGGATTTGCTACAGGAAGGTTTAGTTTTTGAGTATGGTTGGCATGAAGATGATGAATTAGATGAAGAGATGCCTCTCTGA
- the LOC110615639 gene encoding peroxisomal membrane protein 11C-like produces the protein MTSLDATRAELGLLVLYLNKAESRDKICRAIQYGSKFISNGQPGTAQNVDKSTSLARKVFRLLKFVNDLHALISPVPQGTPLPLVLLGKSKNALLSTFLFLDQIVWLGRTGIYKNKERAELIGRISLYCWMGSSVCTTLVEIGEIGRLSASMKKLEKELKNGDKYQNEQYRAKLQKSNERSLALVKAAMDFVVAVGLLQLAPKKVTPRVTGAFGFVSSLISCYQLLPSRPKAKTT, from the exons ATGACTTCATTGGATGCAACAAGAGCAGAACTTGGTTTATTAGTTTTGTATCTGAACAAGGCTGAATCCAGAGACAAGATCTGCAGGGCAATTCAATATGGTTCAAAATTCATAAGTAATGGACAGCCTGGTACGGCCCAGAATGTGGACAAATCAACAAGCCTGGCCCGTAAAGTTTTCCGACTTCTTAAG TTTGTCAATGATCTGCATGCTCTTATTAGCCCTGTCCCGCAAGGAACTCCCCTTCCTCTTGTTTTATTGGGAAAG TCAAAAAATGCATTGTTGTCTACTTTCTTATTTCTCGATCAAATCGTCTGGCTTGGGAGAACTGGCATCTATAAG AACAAAGAACGTGCTGAGCTAATTGGTCGTATATCTCTTTACTGTTGGATGGGATCCTCAGTCTGTACCACCTTGGTGGAG ATTGGAGAGATTGGAAGGCTTTCTGCATCAATGAAGAAGCTAGAGAAGGAGCTTAAGAACGGTGATAAATATCAA AATGAGCAATACCGGGCTAAACTTCAAAAATCAAACGAGAGATCACTGGCCTTGGTTAAGGCTGCCATGGATTTCGTAGTTGCAGTTGGGCTGCTTCAATTGGCACCCAAGAAAGTTACCCCTCGTGTAACAGGAGCCTTTGGATTTGTTAGCTCTTTAATTTCCTGCTATCAG TTACTTCCATCACGGCCAAAAGCCAAGACCACATGA